In Deltaproteobacteria bacterium, a single window of DNA contains:
- a CDS encoding MAPEG family protein translates to MPELLADPNVRLLALVDLLLVLKMVALGNYTSFLRLRRQVYATPEDYALRAATPPGRPDADIERVRRAHRNDLENILPFFVVSFLYVLTRPSYAAAATYLWGFLAARVLHSIFYIRSAQPHRTIAFAVGAVLMFVMLLSTLVAVV, encoded by the coding sequence ATGCCCGAGCTGCTCGCCGACCCGAACGTCCGCCTGCTCGCGCTCGTCGACCTGCTGCTCGTCCTCAAGATGGTCGCGCTCGGGAACTACACGAGCTTCCTGCGGCTCCGTCGCCAGGTGTACGCGACACCCGAGGACTATGCGCTGCGGGCCGCGACACCGCCCGGCAGGCCCGACGCGGACATCGAGCGCGTGCGGCGCGCGCACCGCAACGACCTCGAGAACATCCTCCCCTTCTTCGTGGTGAGCTTCCTCTACGTGCTGACCAGGCCCTCCTACGCCGCCGCCGCGACCTACCTCTGGGGCTTCCTCGCCGCGCGTGTCCTGCACAGCATCTTCTACATCCGGAGCGCGCAGCCGCACCGCACGATCGCGTTCGCCGTGGGCGCCGTGCTGATGTTCGTGATGCTGCTCAGCACGCTCGTCGCGGTGGTGTGA